A window of Geotrypetes seraphini chromosome 16, aGeoSer1.1, whole genome shotgun sequence genomic DNA:
TctgctcccacccacccaccccaacagTAGATGGTAATTCTGAGAAGTGAAATAATGGCACCATCTTATGGCCAGACAGCAGAATACAGCAAATATATTTCCCATTTCCTTTGGCATAGCCATTAAAGCTGCAAGGTGCCAATTCTTTTAAATATCCTTTACTTTCGTTGCAAGGAATGTTGTTATAGATTGAAATCTGGAGTACTATTTTACACATAAATCTTTGCTAAACCCTTCACTTAGCCATCCCTATACCATAATGCAGCTCTCTCAGacatctgtctctctctgttcATTTAATCTAATACCTTCACTCCTGACATCTTTGATCCTTTTTCTCTGGTCCAGGGCTAGGAAAAGCCACACGTTTGCAGGCCAAAGGAATCCAGTCCAGGTCCCACTCCACCCTGTCGCACACACAGAAATCCTGACGCCATGGAATcaaagggtgggaggtggcacGGAGGATAGTAGAGCAGTAGAGGGAGCAGAAAGACCAAGGCTGCCACAAGAGACAGATTGTCTGCGTGAGAAGCTACTGGACATCTTTgcagaacagacgctgaaggtgGATTTTGTCTTGCAGAGTGAACCCTGCACTCAAGACCTCAATAAACTCTCTGAGCTCATACTGAACCTTAGATtctgaaggagggggggggggggtagatgacTGGAAGACTCTCCAGCCTCTCACAAACATCCTCTCTAGGAAAAAGAGGAGTCCACCAAGACTGAAATTAACAATGATAGCTTCGAGAGGTCCTCTGGGAGTCCCAAGATTAAATTATTTTATGCAAATGGAGAGACCCCTTTTTAAGAAATCTGAAGCACATTGGTCCTTCTGGCATGTTCTGCTGCACTGATTTAATGTGTGTGCTGGAGAGAGGCTGCCCCCTCTCCCATCCTTCCTTATGCCACAGACCAATTCTTCTCTCCATGATTCCCTGTAGGATTTCACTGAGGCACCAGCAGCAAGGGAGGAGATGGAACAGAAGCCTAAATACCTAGATACAGTGATCTGCCTAACTCAGCATCAACCAATAGAATTCTTCTGTTTTATGGCCTCAAGGTTTCCTCATGCCTGGAATGTTTGTTCCCATTAAACGCATACCCTCCTGTCTTCTCTCGCACCACTACACTGGTTTCATCCTCAGCCAGGTACTACGAACTACACTTCCCTCCCAAAATGAGTGCAGGTGTGCCCAATTCTGATCATTCGGTGTACCCTGTTGAGCAATGACCtagattccctccctccccccagggacCATAAGAGCTACCTCCCACAGCCATCTCCAACCCAGAGGTTGCCAAATGGATCCAGATTTGTCTGACAGGGTTGATCTGGTCCTGGGTTTCCCCATTGTaggcagggacttgtagttctgatttccccacTGCATTTCCTATGAAAATGAAGTCCCTCCCTACAGTGGGTAAACCCAGGCCTGGATCAACCCTGTCAAGCAAAAATCTGGATCCAGCTGGCAAGCTTTAGCTCAGGGAAAAGAAGCCTGGCCCAGGACTCAAATCCTGATCTTCCATGCAGCACTGCTGCTGAACTACTGGACTGCACCCACCCCCCAACATCAGCCTCTGTATCTTATTCCAGTCgctgtgattttttttcatcaaactaTTTTGCTCTGTAAGAAAAGCAAAATAATAGCAGAGCTCCCGAGAGAGTCCTGAAAAAGGACAGGCTTAGCTTAAATGCCAAAATATGTATTGATGTGAACTGTTAATTTGATCAATGCAGTGATATGGGGATAGGGGTGGGGATGCTGGGAgaggtaaaaccaggactggcttcAGCTGTGCCCCTGAACATGGAGTTATAGGGTCACCCCATGGAAGATAAAGGATATTTGATCGTTCCTGGGCCGTGTTAACTGTTTTATGGGACAAACATAAATTCAACAACAATGTTGCGTTTTGAAGACTATGAAAACCATTCACAGTACGCCTTTATTTTTTAAGTGGGAAAACAGCACAAACAAAATCCTGTTACAAATgtgagtttatttttatatacatgTAAATATATGCTCATGTATTTTAAACCATGCACTCTGGGAGCAGTTTTTTTTCCTGGTTCTATTGTACAGTACACTGAATTGGAaattaaaccagctacatttcATCACTGAGCAAGCCTGGCATCTTCCAGGTACTGGGTGACAGGGTTCCTTCATGCTACATGTGGTGATGGTGGGGGAACAGGCAGAGGACAGTATTCTAATGAATTGGCCCTGGTGCGTTTTGTGATTAAATCCTAGCAAGCAGCACACAGGCTGGCCGCATGCATCATCTAAATCCGTTTAAATGTAACCAAAATGAAACTTCTAATAAAGAACCATATTAAAGACCCCCCAAAAATATGCAACACCTCAGGAAACCAGATGATTCTTAATACAGCCAGCACTGTCCTGTCATGACATAGCTTTGGTGAGCAGGTTCCCCTTTCTCTCAGTACGACAGGATGTCCCTCAGCGCAGGCCCCAGCTCTGGGAAAGCGTAGCGGTACCCGCTCTCCAGTGTCCGCCTGGGCAGCACCTTGACCCcttccagaagcatctctccaCGCTCGGAGCCAAAGACGGCGTTCACCATGAAGGCAGGAAGCGGGAGAAGCGCGGGCCGGTTCAGAGCCGCACCGAGGGCCCGGGCAAAGTCCTTGTTGGTGTCGAAGGAAGGGGCCACACCATTGAGGATGCCTGTCACATTCTTGGATTCCAGGACATGGGCGATGATCCCTGCCAGATCTGCCACATGGATCCAGGGAAGGTACTGGCATCCTGAGCCAATGGGCCCCCCTAGGCCCAACCGGAAGGGCAAGAGCATAGAGGGGAAGGCGCCTCCCTCACGTCCTAGAACAAAACCTGTacaagattttattttaaaaaattacttatTTAATAAAACGGACAGTTATGAActctctaatgcaggggtgtcaaactcaaatacacagtgggccaaaattaaaaacttggacaaagtcgcgggccaaacttggtatttattgaaaaaattgagGAAGCCAAAAGTAGAGAACTAAAAGAGTGTAAACATAAAAGTGGCCAGAAAATCATTGCGGGCACATAATAAactaaaaagattttttaaaatgcgTAAATAAAAAGTCTCTGCTACAGAGCGCGAAAAAAGTGTAGCTGTCCTGCACTAACAAACGTCACAGGGTGGCAATAAACTATAGAAAACATAAAAACCATCGGCTAATATTTTATGGGAATGTAAGATAACTTAAAATAACTATGTGcacgttaaaaataaaaaggaagaatgaaataaAGCCACGGTGGCTCTTACCTAGTAGAGATACTCTGTAGCGCTCTGAGCTGAGAAAAACCGAAAGTAAAACCGGCTCAAAAAACGCCGGCAAtttagaaaggggggggggggtcacatgacAAGTGCCGTAGTCACAACCGTAATCATAAGGAAAAAGTGGCACGAAAAAAAAACACTAAAGAAACCGATGGCCATATGAGGAATTAAAACccgattaaaaataataaataaaagtgaCATACATCGTGAAGATAGTAAAGCTTTCTAACACTGACATACCCGGTGGGCCAGTTCTAGTAGACATTTGGTTATTTTCTCCCAggccaaatataattacactgcgggccagagtttgacacccctgttctaatgaAAGCTAATTGTAGAAGGGATGACTGAGAAGAGAGTTCTCGGAAGAAAGACAGATGGTGGAAGTGAGGAGAGGCAGTGCAAAACTGCtgggtgtagagcagtggtctcaacctcaaaccctttgcagggccacattttggatctggaggtacttggagggccgtagaaaaaatagttaatgtcttatgaaagaaatgacaattttgcatgaggtaaaactctttatagtttataaatgtttccttttggccaagtcttaatcataatatgacatatgatcaagaaacggttttattttacttttgtgattagaataaacataccgagggcctcaaaatagtccctggcggctgcaagtttgagaccactggtgtagaggaaGTCCACGACTTACCTGACCGTACCACCGCTTCCCGTGTGACTTCCGCTGCGGCGCTGTCACCGGGGATCCTTGCCGCAGCCTCGCATGCTCTCACCAGGCgtgaaaaaaagttaaaatctcCACCGGTGCTGTCCTCGTCATACTCCGCCGTCTCACTTGGGGCGTAGAAACCTGCGCAGAAAGCAAAGCCCGTCACCACACGGCTTGCCTGAGActtaggggtggggaaggaaggaaaaacgaCACAGAAACAGCAGCAGGCAACCGAGTAGTCGCACAGCTTTGTTAGGGTTTAATATTCCCACGCAGTCTAGACTATAACTATTTCATATTGCGCCCTGCGTAATATATTTCTGTCTTTTAAAAATATGAGCGGGGCAACTCTATAACTCTGCGTCAACACTTACATGCGTCAGAGGTACCAAAATTAGCGGCTACACCTATAAGCACACAAGGTGCTATTGTATAAGGTCATGCTTTAAGCGCGTTATAATGCATGTATCTGATAGAATGATATAAGTTCTGCACTTTGCAAGGCACGCTGAAGCGTGCTTGTTTACCTCTGCCACTGAGCTGGTGTAAATGGTTGTGTCAAATCGTGTTTaaactaatattctataaaagcATCTTGGCACACAGATGCCATGCACAGATTGCCAGTTCTATAAGGGCACTGGCTCACTTCAGAGGAGGGGGGCATCTTATAAAATTGTCCCCCGAGAGTTCTGTTTGCTCGTATGTCCCCCATTTTAAAACTTAGTGAACTGGCGATctgtaaaatattttatttttgcgTTCTGGCTCCAGGTTAGGGGCAATCAAGTAACTTTTATCGTAGGACCCGACACAGGCTGAGTTTGGACAAAAAACACCTGTCTCGggagtcaaataaattgaaaatgaactctc
This region includes:
- the SDR39U1 gene encoding epimerase family protein SDR39U1 isoform X1, which translates into the protein MRVLVGGGTGFVGRNLARLLKSNGHEVTVISRKPGPGRITWVRQKQEIPSKGLPPCDAVINLAGENIMNPLQRWTDKFKKEVTNSRVETNRVLARAIASAEKPPEAWLVVTGISFYAPSETAEYDEDSTGGDFNFFSRLVRACEAAARIPGDSAAAEVTREAVVRSGFVLGREGGAFPSMLLPFRLGLGGPIGSGCQYLPWIHVADLAGIIAHVLESKNVTGILNGVAPSFDTNKDFARALGAALNRPALLPLPAFMVNAVFGSERGEMLLEGVKVLPRRTLESGYRYAFPELGPALRDILSY
- the SDR39U1 gene encoding epimerase family protein SDR39U1 isoform X2 produces the protein MRVLVGGGTGFVGRNLARLLKSNGHEVTVISRKPGPGRITWQEIPSKGLPPCDAVINLAGENIMNPLQRWTDKFKKEVTNSRVETNRVLARAIASAEKPPEAWLVVTGISFYAPSETAEYDEDSTGGDFNFFSRLVRACEAAARIPGDSAAAEVTREAVVRSGFVLGREGGAFPSMLLPFRLGLGGPIGSGCQYLPWIHVADLAGIIAHVLESKNVTGILNGVAPSFDTNKDFARALGAALNRPALLPLPAFMVNAVFGSERGEMLLEGVKVLPRRTLESGYRYAFPELGPALRDILSY